The following coding sequences are from one Mycoplasma tullyi window:
- a CDS encoding phosphotransferase produces MDKSKNHALDFFIKHTDYSANQVIRIEPIHNGFTNQSYLVETNDKKKYQVRFALNNELVSRTNEYQVITLLKNDLFIYFDQSTGDCIKKWIEGHEVDYFDKTRLENLAKAIKKIHQTDLGNSSILPIDYYTGIENAKLATRHKKLYVYLINKHKDLEKHLTHSDLNAHNMLVDEHNQIHLIDFEWSRINNAYFDLANMARESLNLDQAYYLVECYGGLDLEIFNEFLIVSCIFALIWTYNMTPTDKILSYRKSVEKRLDYYLQSFVVNL; encoded by the coding sequence ATGGATAAATCAAAAAATCACGCACTAGATTTTTTCATTAAGCATACTGATTATTCAGCTAATCAGGTGATTAGAATTGAACCGATTCATAATGGGTTCACTAATCAATCTTATTTAGTTGAAACTAATGATAAGAAAAAATATCAAGTCAGGTTTGCTTTAAATAATGAACTAGTTAGTCGAACTAATGAATATCAAGTAATCACCTTATTAAAAAATGACCTATTCATTTATTTTGATCAATCAACTGGTGATTGCATCAAAAAATGAATTGAAGGTCATGAAGTTGATTACTTTGATAAGACTAGGTTAGAAAATTTAGCTAAAGCAATTAAAAAAATTCATCAAACTGATCTAGGTAATAGTTCAATCTTACCGATTGACTATTACACTGGGATAGAAAATGCTAAATTAGCTACCAGACACAAAAAGCTTTATGTTTATCTAATTAATAAACATAAAGATCTAGAAAAACACTTAACCCATTCAGATCTGAATGCTCATAATATGTTGGTAGATGAACACAATCAGATCCACCTAATTGATTTTGAATGGTCAAGAATTAATAATGCTTATTTTGATCTAGCCAATATGGCTAGAGAATCATTAAACCTAGATCAAGCCTATTATTTAGTTGAGTGTTATGGCGGGCTTGATCTAGAGATCTTTAATGAGTTCTTAATTGTTAGTTGTATCTTTGCATTAATCTGAACTTATAATATGACTCCTACCGATAAGATCTTATCTTATCGTAAGAGTGTAGAAAAACGGTTAGATTATTATTTACAGTCTTTTGTAGTCAACTTATAA
- a CDS encoding P30/P32 family tip organella adhesin — MFSFKKLKSKLVGVSFVFSGVAVLGTTIGLSSEHKYEHSPTLVLHDGESNSVGPRKITSEPWFYPVVGAGAGLIVVSLLLGLGIGIPIAKKKERMMIQEREEHQRMVESLGMIQEENKTEAVETTAALPSEEANVSEPTQTSSVEAVTPQLGVGQPGFNQPQMAPQFGANPQQRMNPQGFGAPMGPNPMGQMPPRPGFPNQMGQMPPRPGFPNQMPNQMGGMPPRPGFPPNQMGQMPPRPGFRPQPGAPNQMGNQPGPGFQGPPNGPRMNFPNQGMNQGMPGPRPGFPPQNGPR; from the coding sequence ATGTTTAGTTTTAAAAAGTTAAAGTCCAAACTTGTTGGAGTTAGCTTTGTGTTCTCGGGTGTTGCCGTACTTGGAACCACAATCGGTCTAAGTAGTGAACACAAATACGAACATTCACCAACACTAGTCTTACATGATGGTGAATCTAACTCCGTTGGTCCTAGAAAAATTACATCCGAACCTTGGTTTTATCCAGTTGTAGGTGCAGGTGCAGGGTTGATTGTGGTTTCATTACTCTTAGGTTTAGGAATCGGGATTCCGATAGCTAAGAAAAAAGAAAGAATGATGATCCAAGAACGTGAAGAGCACCAAAGGATGGTTGAGTCGCTTGGAATGATTCAAGAAGAAAACAAAACTGAAGCAGTTGAAACTACTGCTGCATTACCAAGTGAAGAAGCTAATGTTAGTGAACCTACTCAAACATCAAGTGTAGAAGCAGTCACTCCTCAACTAGGTGTTGGTCAACCTGGATTTAATCAACCACAGATGGCTCCTCAATTTGGTGCAAACCCTCAACAAAGAATGAATCCGCAAGGATTTGGTGCTCCAATGGGACCTAACCCAATGGGTCAAATGCCTCCACGACCAGGGTTTCCTAACCAAATGGGTCAAATGCCCCCAAGACCAGGGTTTCCAAACCAAATGCCTAACCAAATGGGCGGTATGCCCCCAAGACCAGGCTTCCCGCCTAACCAAATGGGACAAATGCCCCCAAGACCAGGTTTCAGACCACAACCTGGTGCGCCTAATCAAATGGGCAATCAACCAGGACCTGGTTTTCAAGGTCCACCCAATGGTCCTAGAATGAACTTCCCTAACCAGGGAATGAATCAAGGAATGCCAGGACCAAGACCTGGTTTTCCACCACAAAATGGACCTAGATAA